In Flammeovirgaceae bacterium 311, one DNA window encodes the following:
- a CDS encoding Na(+)-translocating NADH-quinone reductase subunit F (COG2871 Na+-transporting NADH:ubiquinone oxidoreductase, subunit NqrF) encodes MSPEIIAAIVAFAVVILLLVLILLFAQSKLVQSGDVRIVVNGDENEPMVVSAGGTLLSTLSAQKVFLPSACGGGGTCAMCKCVVEEGAGEVLPTEVGHLSRTEQRENVRLACQVKVKNDMRIRIPEEIFGIKKWECEVVSNYNVSTFIKEFVVRLPEGESMDFEPGGYIQIDVPVITVSFKDMDITPKPELNHKPDVYKSDWDKFQMWGLTMRNDEELFRAYSMANHPAEGDIVMLTIRIATPPWDRANNRWMDVNPGVCSSYVFSRVPGDKVTISGPYGEFHINQTKREMVYIGGGAGMAPLRSHIFHLFHTEKTDRKVSYWYGGRSKKELFYTNHFRNIEKDFPNFRFYIGLSEPLPEDNWQVKKALDDSGDGYVGFIHQVLFDNYLKTHPEPDEIEYYLCGPPMMNAAVLKMLDDMGVPKENIRFDDFGG; translated from the coding sequence ATGAGTCCAGAAATCATTGCTGCCATTGTTGCGTTTGCTGTGGTTATTTTGCTCCTTGTGCTGATCCTGTTGTTCGCTCAGTCCAAGTTAGTACAGTCCGGAGACGTGCGCATTGTGGTGAATGGCGACGAAAATGAGCCAATGGTAGTTTCGGCAGGTGGAACGCTCCTAAGCACCCTGTCTGCGCAGAAAGTATTTTTGCCTTCTGCCTGTGGCGGCGGCGGTACCTGTGCCATGTGTAAGTGCGTGGTAGAAGAAGGTGCCGGCGAGGTGTTACCCACAGAGGTTGGTCACTTAAGCCGTACCGAACAACGCGAAAACGTGCGCCTGGCCTGCCAGGTAAAGGTGAAAAATGATATGCGCATCCGCATCCCGGAAGAAATCTTCGGTATCAAGAAGTGGGAGTGCGAAGTGGTATCGAACTACAACGTTTCTACCTTTATCAAAGAATTTGTGGTGCGCCTGCCGGAGGGTGAAAGCATGGACTTCGAGCCGGGTGGTTACATCCAGATCGACGTACCGGTAATTACCGTTTCTTTCAAGGACATGGATATCACGCCTAAGCCTGAGCTGAACCACAAGCCTGATGTGTACAAGTCCGACTGGGATAAATTTCAGATGTGGGGGCTGACTATGAGAAACGATGAGGAGCTCTTCCGTGCCTACTCCATGGCCAATCACCCTGCCGAAGGTGACATTGTGATGCTTACCATCCGTATTGCCACTCCACCATGGGACCGTGCCAATAACCGCTGGATGGATGTAAACCCCGGCGTTTGCTCTTCTTATGTATTCTCTCGTGTACCCGGCGATAAAGTAACAATTTCCGGTCCTTACGGTGAGTTCCACATCAACCAAACCAAGCGTGAAATGGTTTACATTGGTGGTGGTGCAGGTATGGCTCCGCTTCGTTCGCACATCTTCCACCTGTTCCATACAGAAAAAACCGATCGTAAAGTAAGCTACTGGTATGGTGGCCGCTCTAAAAAAGAGCTTTTCTACACCAACCATTTCCGTAATATCGAGAAGGACTTCCCGAACTTCCGCTTCTACATTGGCCTTTCTGAGCCGCTGCCGGAAGATAACTGGCAGGTGAAAAAAGCTCTTGATGACAGCGGCGATGGTTATGTTGGTTTTATTCACCAGGTGCTATTCGATAATTACCTGAAGACTCACCCCGAGCCAGATGAAATTGAGTATTACCTGTGCGGACCTCCAATGATGAACGCCGCGGTACTGAAAATGCTCGATGATATGGGTGTTCCCAAAGAAAATATCCGCTTCGACGACTTTGGTGGTTGA
- a CDS encoding radical SAM protein (COG0535 Predicted Fe-S oxidoreductases) has product MRLCFIAPVFYRIFFLLQGLLYLYSMRLVRHPVLCNYYVTYRCNASCGFCDIWERPSPYVTPEQVEQNLRQLRKLGVRVIDFTGGEPLLHRQIDELLRLAKSMGFITTLTTNGLLYPKWAQRLQGLVDMLHFSLDSPHREEHNVSRGVACYDFVVESIAVAKALGERPDILFTVMENNVHQIGEVYEKFSEPNGLVLILNPIFEYKQVATGGGLSAESLQKLKRWGRKTGVYLNNGFVGLRQDGGNNTEAPVCLAGSTTVVISPENKLVLPCYHLGLQEFPINGQLQALYYSAEVQALIAQEGRLPECQGCTINCYMQPSFAVQVNKYFWQALPSTLKYNLMKGTWKSLFRQKASQEHMQIRGE; this is encoded by the coding sequence TTGCGCCTCTGTTTTATTGCCCCTGTGTTTTATAGAATATTTTTTCTCCTGCAGGGGCTTCTGTACCTTTACTCCATGCGTTTAGTTCGCCACCCGGTACTCTGCAATTATTATGTAACCTACCGCTGCAATGCCAGCTGTGGCTTTTGCGATATATGGGAGCGACCCTCACCCTATGTTACGCCCGAGCAGGTTGAACAAAATTTACGGCAGCTACGCAAGCTTGGTGTGCGGGTAATAGATTTTACAGGCGGTGAGCCCCTGCTGCACCGTCAGATAGATGAGTTGCTGCGGCTGGCCAAAAGCATGGGCTTTATCACCACCCTTACCACCAATGGCTTACTATACCCTAAATGGGCCCAGCGGCTGCAGGGCCTGGTAGATATGCTGCACTTTTCCCTTGATTCGCCGCACCGGGAGGAGCATAATGTCAGCCGCGGAGTAGCCTGTTACGATTTTGTGGTAGAAAGCATTGCAGTGGCTAAGGCATTGGGCGAGCGGCCTGATATTCTGTTTACCGTGATGGAAAACAATGTGCATCAGATTGGGGAGGTTTATGAAAAATTTAGTGAGCCGAATGGTTTGGTGCTCATTCTAAATCCTATCTTTGAGTACAAGCAGGTAGCAACAGGAGGAGGGCTTTCTGCCGAAAGCCTGCAGAAGCTCAAGCGCTGGGGGCGTAAGACTGGGGTATATCTGAATAATGGTTTTGTGGGCCTGAGGCAGGACGGGGGCAACAATACTGAAGCACCGGTTTGCCTGGCAGGCAGCACTACAGTGGTGATCTCTCCGGAAAATAAGCTGGTGCTGCCCTGTTATCACCTGGGGCTGCAGGAGTTCCCGATTAATGGGCAACTCCAGGCACTTTACTATTCTGCAGAAGTGCAGGCGCTTATTGCGCAGGAAGGGAGGTTGCCCGAATGCCAGGGTTGTACCATTAACTGTTATATGCAGCCTTCCTTTGCCGTACAGGTGAATAAATATTTTTGGCAGGCTCTGCCTAGTACCCTGAAATACAACCTGATGAAAGGTACCTGGAAAAGCCTTTTCAGGCAAAAAGCAAGCCAGGAACACATGCAAATAAGGGGTGAATAA
- a CDS encoding hemolysin III family channel protein (COG1272 Predicted membrane protein, hemolysin III homolog), producing MHITHQLKEEIANALTHGIGILAGATAGAVLITLAALYGDVWQIVSASVFVAALVLLYTASTLYHAIQHGVAKARLKVFDHCAIFILIAGTYTPFTLVSLKGPWGWSLFGVVWGLALLGVVFKLFFTGRYEKLSTAIYIAMGWMVLIAMKPLLDALPLQAFLWLLAGGLFYTAGTYFYHQEKMRYAHAVWHLFVLGGSICHFVAVALQLV from the coding sequence ATGCATATTACTCACCAGCTTAAGGAAGAAATCGCAAACGCACTTACTCATGGCATTGGCATACTGGCCGGAGCTACAGCAGGTGCAGTACTGATAACGCTGGCCGCACTTTACGGGGATGTATGGCAGATTGTAAGCGCATCTGTATTTGTGGCAGCGCTGGTGCTGCTGTACACGGCCTCTACCCTTTACCATGCCATACAGCATGGGGTAGCCAAAGCACGTTTAAAAGTATTCGATCACTGTGCCATATTTATCCTGATAGCCGGTACCTACACCCCCTTTACGCTGGTAAGCTTAAAAGGCCCCTGGGGCTGGAGCCTGTTTGGGGTTGTCTGGGGGCTGGCGCTGCTGGGAGTGGTCTTTAAACTATTCTTTACCGGACGTTACGAAAAACTTTCTACCGCTATTTACATAGCCATGGGCTGGATGGTGCTGATTGCCATGAAGCCCCTGCTGGATGCCCTGCCGCTTCAGGCCTTTTTATGGTTATTAGCCGGAGGATTATTTTATACAGCAGGTACCTATTTTTATCACCAGGAAAAGATGCGGTATGCCCACGCTGTATGGCACCTCTTTGTGCTGGGTGGCAGTATTTGCCATTTCGTGGCAGTTGCGCTGCAGCTTGTTTAA
- a CDS encoding short-chain dehydrogenase/reductase SDR (COG1028 Dehydrogenases with different specificities (related to short-chain alcohol dehydrogenases)) produces the protein MTGGATGIGEAICKKFAREGAKIMVAGMPQDPVNEVVQEIIEQGGQAAGFMGDVADADDAMRCVRLAVEQFGKLDILINNAGVFPDMKELQQYDIEVFDNMIRNNIRSTFMMTRMALPELHKTQGCIVSAGSEAGQLGIAQNTPYGGTKGFIHAFMKGVAVEQAQHGVRANCVCPGAIDTAWTHKEDGPFDKEVEKMVINATPMGRRGTPEEMANVYLFLASDEASFVTGALFFADGGITVAKGSVGEKAHESMKKEPEGQLNLRHAREGATEIRWPGNKNRDRV, from the coding sequence GTGACTGGTGGCGCCACAGGCATTGGTGAAGCCATTTGTAAGAAATTTGCCCGCGAAGGCGCAAAGATAATGGTAGCTGGCATGCCACAGGATCCTGTGAATGAGGTAGTGCAGGAGATCATAGAGCAGGGCGGCCAGGCTGCCGGTTTTATGGGCGATGTTGCTGATGCCGATGATGCCATGCGCTGTGTAAGACTGGCCGTAGAACAGTTTGGAAAGTTAGACATCCTGATCAATAATGCAGGTGTTTTCCCCGACATGAAAGAACTGCAGCAGTATGATATTGAGGTATTTGACAACATGATCCGCAACAACATACGCAGCACCTTTATGATGACACGCATGGCCCTGCCGGAATTACACAAAACCCAGGGCTGTATTGTATCGGCAGGCTCAGAGGCAGGCCAGCTTGGCATTGCCCAAAACACCCCTTATGGTGGCACAAAAGGCTTTATTCATGCCTTTATGAAAGGCGTAGCCGTAGAGCAGGCACAGCATGGTGTACGGGCCAACTGTGTATGTCCGGGAGCAATCGATACTGCCTGGACTCACAAAGAAGATGGCCCCTTCGACAAAGAGGTGGAGAAAATGGTGATCAATGCCACTCCTATGGGCCGCAGGGGCACCCCGGAAGAAATGGCCAACGTATACCTGTTCCTTGCCTCCGACGAAGCCTCTTTCGTTACAGGTGCCCTTTTCTTTGCCGATGGTGGTATTACAGTAGCCAAAGGCAGTGTTGGGGAAAAAGCGCACGAAAGCATGAAAAAAGAACCTGAAGGGCAGCTAAACCTGCGTCATGCCCGGGAAGGTGCCACAGAAATTCGCTGGCCAGGCAATAAAAACCGGGACCGTGTTTAG
- a CDS encoding signal transduction histidine kinase (COG2203 FOG: GAF domain) produces MVATVTFDEEDARLQELLRYAILDTPQEQEFEDVVKLVSYICNASIGLVTFVDECRQWFKAKVGWEHFETSREIAFCAHTILGDGILEVPDTLLDERFKNNPLVTASPRVRFYAGVPLVSPRGYKLGTLCVLDQEPRKLTDKQIFGLVVLGKYIVKLLELRLNKHNLEVSQQQHESLQEEMQRQHLALTRAQSAASIGIFELDVKSKLIQVSEGFANLFGLNIAGEYQTEEVLSCIHSDDREDFNEYFSYILNSREKRLVYEYRCNKKDSAREVCIRTTGEVIRDKKGQALKVIGVKQDITEQKGYEKLLENQNAELMKVNQELDNFVYRVSHDLRAPISSLLGLVELIDAEQDIDNIKELLLLVKKTLEKQDKFIKDILDYSRNARQELQSEKIDFHELLAEVFSPFTYIQKVAYEYEVEQEAPFFTDNYRLGIILNNLVSNAFKYLKSGREDAYVKVHVTLTQTHATIVVEDNGIGIEQKHHDKIFNMFYRATDQHPGSGLGLYIVKETVSRLKGSISVESERSYGTTVTVRLPNLPPLLLKA; encoded by the coding sequence ATGGTAGCCACAGTAACTTTCGATGAAGAAGATGCAAGACTTCAGGAATTGCTAAGATATGCAATTCTGGATACTCCTCAGGAGCAGGAATTTGAGGATGTGGTAAAGCTGGTTTCTTATATTTGCAACGCTTCTATAGGCCTGGTGACTTTTGTAGATGAGTGCCGCCAGTGGTTTAAGGCAAAAGTTGGCTGGGAGCATTTTGAAACCTCCAGGGAAATAGCTTTTTGCGCCCACACAATACTGGGTGATGGTATATTGGAGGTGCCAGATACATTGCTGGACGAACGCTTTAAAAATAACCCACTGGTTACTGCCAGCCCCCGGGTGAGATTTTATGCAGGGGTGCCGCTGGTGAGCCCCCGTGGCTATAAGCTTGGTACTTTATGCGTGCTGGACCAGGAGCCTCGCAAGCTAACAGATAAGCAGATATTTGGACTGGTGGTGCTGGGAAAGTATATTGTAAAACTACTTGAACTGCGCCTGAACAAGCATAACCTGGAGGTAAGCCAGCAGCAGCATGAGAGCCTGCAGGAGGAAATGCAACGTCAGCATCTGGCTCTTACCCGTGCCCAAAGCGCTGCCAGTATTGGTATATTCGAGCTGGATGTGAAAAGCAAGCTTATTCAGGTCTCCGAAGGTTTTGCTAATCTGTTTGGATTAAATATAGCCGGTGAATACCAGACAGAAGAAGTCCTTTCCTGTATCCACTCCGATGACCGCGAAGACTTTAATGAATATTTTTCCTATATTCTGAACAGCAGGGAAAAGCGCCTGGTCTATGAATACAGATGCAACAAAAAGGACTCGGCCCGCGAGGTTTGCATCAGAACAACCGGCGAAGTGATTCGTGATAAAAAGGGTCAGGCTCTTAAAGTTATTGGTGTAAAGCAGGATATAACAGAGCAGAAGGGTTACGAAAAGCTGCTTGAAAATCAGAATGCGGAGCTGATGAAAGTAAATCAGGAGCTTGATAATTTTGTGTATCGTGTTTCACATGATCTGAGAGCACCCATTTCCTCGCTGTTGGGCCTGGTAGAACTTATTGATGCCGAGCAGGATATTGATAATATAAAAGAGCTGCTTTTGCTGGTGAAAAAAACGCTTGAGAAGCAGGATAAATTCATCAAAGATATTCTGGACTACTCCAGGAATGCCCGCCAGGAGCTGCAGTCTGAAAAAATTGATTTCCATGAGCTCTTAGCAGAAGTATTTTCTCCCTTTACCTATATCCAGAAGGTGGCCTATGAGTATGAGGTTGAGCAGGAAGCTCCCTTTTTTACCGACAACTACCGCCTGGGCATCATTCTTAACAACCTGGTGTCGAATGCATTTAAATATTTGAAGTCTGGCAGAGAAGATGCTTATGTAAAGGTGCATGTTACATTAACTCAAACACATGCTACTATTGTAGTAGAAGATAATGGTATTGGCATTGAGCAAAAACATCATGATAAGATATTTAATATGTTTTATCGTGCCACTGACCAGCATCCCGGGTCGGGATTGGGGCTTTATATTGTTAAAGAGACCGTATCAAGGCTTAAAGGTTCCATTAGTGTAGAGTCGGAAAGGAGTTACGGAACTACCGTAACAGTTCGTTTGCCAAACCTGCCGCCGCTCTTACTTAAAGCTTAG
- a CDS encoding hypothetical protein (COG1691 NCAIR mutase (PurE)-related proteins), with protein sequence MDTTLADRRITWPLIILYGVIAALPGIIGNLIYIYVIGEPMSDSYELGFNQEYMTRIGIFIFMTLGFLSYASIAFWIAKPNRSRALFNSFRLVFVGYAVELLFLWLVGIEYRIAYAFTLAVYFVAILIATFTPLMLKGKKKHLKDWDARKGPNYEEKTRK encoded by the coding sequence ATGGATACTACATTAGCAGACAGACGAATAACCTGGCCACTCATTATTCTTTACGGCGTTATTGCAGCGCTCCCGGGAATAATTGGCAACCTTATATATATATATGTAATCGGGGAGCCCATGAGCGATTCATATGAGCTTGGTTTTAACCAGGAGTATATGACCCGCATCGGGATCTTTATTTTTATGACGCTGGGCTTTCTTTCTTATGCCAGTATTGCATTCTGGATAGCCAAGCCAAACCGTTCCCGCGCACTTTTTAACAGCTTCAGGCTGGTATTTGTAGGCTATGCAGTTGAGCTGCTCTTTTTGTGGCTGGTGGGCATTGAGTACCGAATAGCTTATGCATTTACACTGGCAGTATATTTTGTGGCAATCCTGATCGCAACATTTACGCCCCTGATGCTGAAAGGAAAGAAAAAACATCTCAAGGACTGGGATGCACGCAAGGGGCCCAACTACGAAGAAAAGACCCGAAAATAA
- a CDS encoding acetyl-CoA carboxylase, carboxyl transferase subunit beta (COG0777 Acetyl-CoA carboxylase beta subunit) — protein MTWFKRKDKGILTPTEAKKEVPDGLWFKSPGGKIVHTRELKDNCYVVPDENYHVRIGSREYFEILFDDNKFTELDADLSSADPLNFIDSKPYPQRIVASQKKTGLKDAVRSAVGKSNGRELVIACMDFSYIGGSMGSVVGEKIARAIDYSIKHKIPFMMISRSGGARMMEAGFSLMQMAKTSAKLALLSEAKIPYISLLTDPTTGGVTASFAMLGDFNIAEPGALIGFAGPRVIRETIGKDLPKGFQSSEFVLEHGFLDFIVDRRNLKSKVTLLLGMLS, from the coding sequence ATGACGTGGTTTAAGAGAAAGGACAAAGGTATACTTACGCCTACTGAGGCAAAAAAGGAAGTACCTGACGGATTATGGTTTAAATCGCCAGGCGGTAAAATTGTACATACGCGGGAGCTGAAAGACAATTGCTACGTAGTGCCAGACGAGAACTACCACGTAAGGATTGGCTCCAGGGAGTATTTCGAGATACTTTTTGATGATAACAAATTCACCGAACTGGATGCAGACCTTAGCTCTGCCGACCCCCTTAACTTTATAGACAGCAAGCCTTACCCGCAGCGGATAGTAGCTTCGCAGAAAAAAACAGGTTTGAAAGATGCTGTACGTTCTGCCGTGGGTAAATCGAACGGCCGCGAACTGGTAATAGCCTGCATGGACTTCAGCTACATTGGCGGTTCTATGGGATCGGTAGTGGGAGAGAAAATAGCACGTGCCATTGATTACTCGATCAAGCATAAGATTCCGTTCATGATGATCTCCCGCTCGGGTGGTGCACGCATGATGGAAGCTGGCTTTTCGCTGATGCAAATGGCTAAAACCTCTGCTAAACTGGCGCTGCTCAGTGAGGCTAAAATTCCTTATATTTCCCTGCTTACAGATCCAACCACCGGAGGTGTAACGGCATCTTTTGCCATGTTGGGCGATTTTAATATTGCCGAGCCGGGAGCACTTATAGGGTTTGCCGGACCGCGCGTAATCCGTGAAACCATTGGCAAAGATCTGCCCAAAGGCTTCCAGAGCTCAGAGTTTGTACTGGAGCATGGTTTTCTAGATTTTATCGTAGACCGCCGCAATCTAAAAAGCAAAGTTACCCTATTACTGGGCATGCTTTCTTAA